The sequence TGAGTTACAATTTTTATATCAATAATAAAAATGAAAGGAAATTAACCTTGGCATTCAAAACACCCCTAGCTGATCAAATGCGTCCTACTAAATTGGAGCAAATGGTCGGCCAACAAGATCTCTTAAAAACCGGTCAACCACTTCGCCAAATAATCGATAAAACTGTTAACATTCCTTTGATTCTCTGGGGACCTCCCGGGACTGGAAAAACTAGTTTGGCAAGAATCATCGCCAAAAAATACAAATATCCCTTCGTATCATTTAATGCTTCGACTGACAATAAAGCTCAACTAACGCAATCGATCGACACTTACCCTTATCAGTCTTTTGTCTTATTGATTGATGAAATACATCGAATGAACAAAACTCTACAAGATTTCTTATTGCCTTATTTAGAAAATGGTCACATCATGTTGATTGGCTCAACGACTGAGAATCCTATTATGTCAATCGTTCCCGCCATTCGTTCAAGATGTCAGATTTTTGAGTTTAAACCGCTAAATACTGAAGATATTACCAAAACTTTGAAACGAGCTACTGATGAGATTTTCAAATTAAAAGAAGATCAAATTGAAGCCGATTCTTTAAAGTTAATCGCTATTTCTTCTGGTGGAGATTTAAGAATTGCCTTGAACATCTTAGAAACCATCCATGCTATCAATCCCGATAAAATAACAGTCAAAGATGTTAAACGATTTGCTAAGCAACAGCATTTCAGTTACGACAAAAAAGCTACTAAACATTATGATTATTTATCAGCTTATTCTGATTCGATGGCCGGTTCTGAGACTGACGCTGCTTTGTACTATTTGA comes from Companilactobacillus pabuli and encodes:
- a CDS encoding replication-associated recombination protein A is translated as MAFKTPLADQMRPTKLEQMVGQQDLLKTGQPLRQIIDKTVNIPLILWGPPGTGKTSLARIIAKKYKYPFVSFNASTDNKAQLTQSIDTYPYQSFVLLIDEIHRMNKTLQDFLLPYLENGHIMLIGSTTENPIMSIVPAIRSRCQIFEFKPLNTEDITKTLKRATDEIFKLKEDQIEADSLKLIAISSGGDLRIALNILETIHAINPDKITVKDVKRFAKQQHFSYDKKATKHYDYLSAYSDSMAGSETDAALYYLTVLLKNNDLPSVVRRLREIPYTYIGLANPQQATQIVIAANQAEKIGMPKAKYPLMFATMLMCLSPKSGSFDETWELLDKDTEHPNLHPMPKGLRDAHYKHSEEITGGGLFKSPFAQPFQIASQKYMPEGFTGKRYYYPKNNESEKKFGEQYLKLHKFIYHDDYKK